The Novipirellula artificiosorum genome includes a window with the following:
- a CDS encoding 3-oxoacyl-ACP synthase III translates to MRFNNVYLESIGAEIPDEIWTSEHIEGRLRPLYERLKLPEGRLALMSGIEQRRVWSAGTMPSGPSVRSATRAIEAAGIDRNRVGCLIHASVCRDFLEPATASRVHHEVGLPHPCWVYDVSNACLGLMNGAVQIAMMIEMGAIEAGVVVGTENSRPLLEQTIQQLNTDMSLTRQSVKPAFASLTIGSGSCAWLLVHRKLSRMGTPLDTAIAESRTEFNDLCRSDQDTAGSAMHPLMDTDSERLMAEGIATGASAFERLLGESGWSREQIDRSVCHQVGSRHRVAMLDAMGLPVDRDSATFPKLGNTGSVALPLTLAAAAQRGELSAGQRVAMLGIGSGINSVMLSAEWGQTPVSGNIGEISE, encoded by the coding sequence ATGAGATTCAATAACGTTTACTTAGAATCCATCGGTGCGGAAATTCCCGATGAAATTTGGACAAGCGAACATATTGAAGGGAGGTTGCGACCGCTTTACGAGCGTTTGAAGTTGCCCGAAGGCCGTTTAGCCTTAATGAGCGGCATCGAGCAGAGACGGGTTTGGTCAGCGGGGACGATGCCCAGCGGACCGAGCGTGCGAAGTGCAACGCGGGCGATTGAAGCGGCGGGAATCGATCGGAATCGAGTGGGTTGTTTGATTCACGCCAGTGTTTGTCGTGATTTTCTCGAGCCAGCCACGGCGTCTCGCGTGCATCATGAAGTCGGTTTGCCCCACCCTTGTTGGGTCTACGACGTCTCAAATGCCTGCCTCGGATTGATGAACGGGGCGGTCCAAATCGCGATGATGATCGAAATGGGAGCGATCGAGGCGGGAGTGGTCGTCGGGACGGAGAACAGCCGACCGCTGCTCGAACAAACGATCCAACAGCTGAATACCGACATGTCGTTGACGCGGCAATCGGTCAAGCCTGCCTTCGCTTCCTTGACGATCGGCTCGGGGAGTTGCGCGTGGTTGCTGGTTCACCGAAAGCTATCTCGGATGGGGACGCCGCTCGACACGGCGATTGCCGAGTCGCGAACCGAGTTCAACGACTTGTGCCGGAGCGATCAAGATACCGCAGGATCAGCAATGCATCCTTTAATGGATACCGATTCCGAGCGTTTGATGGCGGAAGGAATTGCAACCGGTGCGAGTGCGTTTGAACGGTTGCTGGGTGAGAGTGGTTGGAGCCGTGAGCAGATCGACCGCAGCGTTTGTCATCAAGTGGGATCGCGTCATCGGGTCGCGATGCTTGACGCGATGGGATTGCCGGTGGACCGCGATTCGGCGACGTTTCCAAAACTCGGAAACACCGGATCGGTCGCTTTACCGTTGACACTTGCTGCTGCCGCTCAGCGGGGCGAATTGTCGGCGGGGCAACGCGTCGCGATGCTGGGGATTGGATCAGGGATCAACAGTGTCATGCTGTCGGCCGAGTGGGGGCAGACGCCGGTCAGCGGAAACATCGGTGAGATTAGCGAATGA